The following DNA comes from Mucisphaera calidilacus.
GCGGGTGGCTGCTCTATGGTTGTGGTATGGGAAAGCGAATGCTTGTCGGAACGTTCTGTGTTGTCTTCATGATGCTGGTGGCGGGCTGTGTCGAGGGGGAGTCGGGTCCGCAGTCCATGTCTGAGAGGAATGAGGCTATGGCTTCAACGGTGATGGTGCGTGTGTTCAACAAGGATGGTGAGTTGGTGGGTCCGGTGTCTTCGGACCGGGTTGTGAAGTCGGATGAGCAGTGGGCGTCAGAGTTGCCGAGGCAGGTGTATGAGGTGACGCGTCGGGACGGTACCGAGCGGGCGGGGACGGGCGAGCTTCTGAACAACAAGGCGGAGGGCGTGTACAGCTGTGCCTGCTGCGGGCTGCCCCTGTTCCGGTCGGAGGCGAAGTATGAGAGCGGGACGGGCTGGCCGAGTTTCTACGAGCCGATTGCGGCGGAGAACGTTGTTGACAAGAAGGACACGTCGCACGGGATGGTGCGGGTGGAGAACGAGTGTGCGCGCTGCGGGGCGCATCTGGGGCACGTGTTCCCGGACGGTCCGCGGCCCACGGGGCTGCGTTACTGCATGAACTCGGTGTCGCTGGTGTTCACGCCTGCGGATGAGCTTGGGTCGCTGGCCGATCCTGCGGCGGAGGCACCGTTGCTGAGATCGGCGGTGTTCGCGGGTGGCTGCTTCTGGTGCACGGAGGCGGTGTACGAGCAGCTGGAGGGCGTGCACGAGGTGGTGTCGGGGTATGCGGGCGGTGAGGCTCGGACGGCGAACTACGCGCAGGTGTCGGCGGGGCGTACCGATCACGCGGAGGTGATCCGGATTACGTATGACCCGGCGGTGATTGATTACGCGATGCTGCTGGAGGTGTTCTTCACGGTGGCGCACGACCCGACGCAGCTGAATCGTCAGGGTCCGGACGTGGGGCGTCAGTATCGTTCGGCGGTTTTCTACCAGTCGGAGGAGGAGCGGGCGCGGGTTGAGGCGTACATCGAGGAGCTAGAAGCGTCGGGGCGTTTTGGTGATCCGATCGTGACGACGCTGGAGCCGCTGGAGCAGTTTTATGCGGCGGAGGCGTATCACCAGGATTTCGTAGAGCAGAACCCGATGCAGCCTTACGTTCGTCAGCAGGCGTTGCCGAAGGTGGACAAGGTTCGTCGGAAGTATGAGTCGCGTCTGAAGGGCGTGGGTCAGTAGCTGGTTTCGTCGATGGTGACCTTGCCGCGGAAGGTCCAGTAGATGATGGCGGTGTAGGCGATCACGCAGGGCATGCCGACGACGGCGATGATGAGCATGATGGCGAGGGTCTTGACGCTGCTGGCGGCGTTCATGATGGTGAGCGAGTTGGCGGGGTTGTTGCTGGCGGGGACGAGGTAG
Coding sequences within:
- a CDS encoding bifunctional methionine sulfoxide reductase B/A protein, with the translated sequence MASTVMVRVFNKDGELVGPVSSDRVVKSDEQWASELPRQVYEVTRRDGTERAGTGELLNNKAEGVYSCACCGLPLFRSEAKYESGTGWPSFYEPIAAENVVDKKDTSHGMVRVENECARCGAHLGHVFPDGPRPTGLRYCMNSVSLVFTPADELGSLADPAAEAPLLRSAVFAGGCFWCTEAVYEQLEGVHEVVSGYAGGEARTANYAQVSAGRTDHAEVIRITYDPAVIDYAMLLEVFFTVAHDPTQLNRQGPDVGRQYRSAVFYQSEEERARVEAYIEELEASGRFGDPIVTTLEPLEQFYAAEAYHQDFVEQNPMQPYVRQQALPKVDKVRRKYESRLKGVGQ